A genomic window from Gossypium hirsutum isolate 1008001.06 chromosome D10, Gossypium_hirsutum_v2.1, whole genome shotgun sequence includes:
- the LOC107914943 gene encoding uncharacterized protein, giving the protein MGEENKKIMKEEVIAKLKDDGDFDKLRLKIVRKLKDNVLIPIIDQEVNPEPQKDNIEQLSIQDEVTVPEEQTQQLQEQVSLGRSTRERRNAIPDDYVVFLQEHEDDNETMEDDPINFHHAMKSSNSQK; this is encoded by the exons ATGGGAGAAGAAAACAAGAAGATTATGAAAGAAGAGGTAATTGCAAAGCTCAAGGACGATGGTGACTTCGACAAGCTCCGTCTCAAAATCGTCCGCAAGCTTAAGGACAAC gttctcatacctatcattgacCAAGAAGTGAATCCAGAACCTCAAAAAGATAATATTGAACAACTCtccattcaagatgaggtaactgttccagaagaacaaactcaacaacttCAAGAACAAGTGTCATTAGGGAGATCCACAAGAGAAAGGAGAAATGCTATTCCAGATGATTATGTTGTATTTCTCCAAGAACATGAGGATGATAATGAAACGATGGAAGATGATCCAATTAACTTTCATCATGCCATGAAAAGTTCTAATTCTCAAAAGTGA